A stretch of Myxocyprinus asiaticus isolate MX2 ecotype Aquarium Trade chromosome 42, UBuf_Myxa_2, whole genome shotgun sequence DNA encodes these proteins:
- the LOC127432819 gene encoding remodeling and spacing factor 1-like isoform X5: MTVECKSGILKYLCECQFDDNVKFKNAVNEEDPDKMRLQPIGRDKDGLMYWFQLDQDHNVRVYVEEQDDIDGSSWKCVVRNRDDLAQILGLLKTQIDPALLVKKDQEEVSSSNSPSPDDKENKKKDGAEEEIKDEMSSDSSISENKDATDALPTKKDTKVEEEQQKHSETPNGTAVVTRSIKEEPQDEEEKCKDSSTPSQNAEQMDEVKRKTAEETQRSLKNDHQAKIPLKKREMKLSENFDSSSVSGTVLVRNKPVAPVKELQTCYDDSTLSGDKINGHVPHPKQIESETHKGSKSLRKETTENDSENLESCVSKESKEGKNQGEAEQTEEKINPNDNRSSAEEQMEVDKPGESHEKNKEKSEAQLHKTTHVEQEYSTIIKQSEKKPGPEVEAKDKKSQNCESMDVTESNTTTPPERQKKDLSKEKSKKDLPNKESEIDVPQGESKTESLQEASKKESNKYLPSKESNKDLAEESKKYPKDTNKDHEKQDPPQPVTTASKETEKSPTAMEMELIQPSKMEESSTHETIKPHSDTEKSQNALSPEETKLHHSSADKTTEKKLDHTEPKTSAIVSKAKIQRDKLSTSEAAASKPSEDEASVHEHKRSTSPKLPPGELENSLVSNSTSRVNTPKTTEKPACEETSDTSETTKDEVEKMDTSKRANSSKKSKAISVTKESVNEGKATDQPSESNRFKKPDKDPDSEEGDKDKPMEVDSETTKADELQSVIEEGCKNKREDKKESDVSRDHDTVSNKKCKMGTTSEESKASTKKSKTGHVHKVSDAIETRSLGGLSNKSQEGKDEDKPEEEQGGKKNMEGLRLKIKIPTHRRKADLLREEAKGDSESEMTEGRCLRRSPRIFRPTAKVVEIQDRRAERKQATPVLEKEKEENEEEKEEEEPVQKKPRKTDPDGQTKQRGGRRRRRTQWSRMRRKKKGSDDDYDEESEEEETEEDDSDEDYKVEKTKKRRRNRNRERNSSDTSTSSSDDDVPNDDPCKHCGLPNHPELILLCDSCDSGYHTACLRPPLMIIPDGEWFCPPCQHKQLCDRLEEQLLTLDAALKKKERAERRKERLVYVGISVENIITSTVEVGEEKEEEVVKEKKEVKKSKSWGRRSTRAKKYISYRCIICWLYLQNFFKFFDILIIMYMYYAFLRFDEFDEAIEEAIEEDIKEAEGGGAGRGKDMANITGHRGKDMSTILQEDGKENGRPRRPNTGQKRKKRRRLNDLDSDSMADEEESEDEFHLSNSSEEEEFVASDNDGESEAEVPSQEDSDFGSNGDDPRTKPRRTANRSRSRRQPPRRRRKPRGYSDDEELETDEEEEEIVTEGSSEFSDSDLDVRCRRSHRSRKQQVNYCESSDSDGSQADTNKDRKKQRRCLSSSDSEVNFQSADSDEEERKPKKTRADSSEEESRKQRRRLSLKRRRESEDDDDDDDSDESEEENRPVRKRVNRIDSDDDSEDEEEVKKSPAEKEPEEPITKGPSPLDYNLVELPPTNGQSPMKSLEGLIPRPGVGAGPKNANAPSAVPMAPNGIEIAPQDEDEDDLLGVTDLVDYVCNSEQL; encoded by the exons ATGACAGTGGAGTGCAAGTCGGGCATTTTGAAG tACTTGTGTGAATGCCAGTTTGATGACAATGTCAAGTTTAAAAATGCTGTCAATGAAGAGGACCCAGATAAAATGCGTCTCCAGCCCATTGGCAGAGATAAAGACGGCCTTATGTACTGGTTCCAACTAGACCAAGACCACAACGTGAGGGTCTATGTGGAAGAACAAGATGATATTGATGGGTCGTCCTGGAAGTGTGTAGTAAG AAATAGAGACGACCTGGCTCAGATCCTTGGGCTGTTGAAGACTCAAATCGATCCAGCACTCCTGGTGAAGAAGGATCAGGAAGAGGTCTCATCTAGTAACAGTCCAAGCCCAGACGATAAGGAGAACAAGAAAAAAGATGGAGCTGAAG AAGAAATCAAAGATGAGATGTCATCTGATTCGTCCATATCTGAAAATAAGGATGCCACAGATGCTTTGCCAACAAAAAAGGACACCAAGGTGGAGGAAGAGCAGCAAAAACATTCAGAGACACCAAATGGCACTGCCGTTGTTACTAGATCAATCAAAGAAGAGCCACAGGATGAGGAGGAGAAATGCAAAGACTCATCAACACCCTCACAGAATGCAGAACAGATGGACGAGGTTAAGAGAAAAACTGCAGAAGAGACTCAGAGATCCTTGAAAAATGACCACCAAGCTAAAATACCACTGAAAAAGCGAGAGATGAAACTAAGTGAAAACTTTGACAGCAGTAGTGTGAGTGGCACCGTCCTAGTACGAAATAAACCTGTTGCTCCAGTGAAAGAATTACAGACATGTTATGATGACAGCACATTAAGTGGTGATAAGATCAACGGCCACGTTCCCCACCCTAAACAAATAGAGAGTGAAACGCATAAAGGGTCTAAAAGTTTGCGAAaagaaacaacagaaaatgaTTCGGAAAATCTTGAGTCTTGTGTGTCCAAGGAATCCAAAGAGGGAAAAAATCAGGGCGAGGCAGAACAAACTGAGGAGAAGATTAACCCGAATGACAACAGATCATCTGCTGAAGAACAGATGGAAGTAGACAAGCCTGGGGAATCCCATGAAAAGAACAAGGAAAAATCAGAAGCTCAACTTCACAAAACCACCCATGTAGAACAAGAGTACTCAACAATCATCAAGCAGTCAGAAAAGAAACCTGGTCCTGAAGTTGAAGCTAAAGATAAAAAATCTCAAAATTGTGAAAGTATGGATGTTACAGAAAGCAACACAACAACGCCACCTGAACGGCAAAAGAAAGATCTCTCAAAGGAAAAGTCAAAGAAAGATCTCCCAAACAAAGAGTCAGAGATAGATGTCCCTCAAGGTGAGTCAAAGACAGAATCCCTACAAGAAGCATCAAAGAAAGAGTCAAATAAATATCTCCCAAGCAAAGAGTCAAATAAAGATCTCGCAGAAGAAAGTAAAAAATATCCCAAAGACACTAAtaaagatcatgaaaaacaagATCCACCACAACCGGTGACAACTGCTTCCAAAGAGACAGAAAAATCTCCCACTGCGATGGAGATGGAACTGATCCAGCCCTCTAAAATGGAGGAGTCCTCTACCCATGAAACAATCAAACCACATTCAGACACTGAAAAGTCTCAGAACGCATTAAGTCCAGAAGAAACTAAACTTCATCACAGCTCTGCAGACAAAACCACAGAAAAAAAGCTTGATCATACAGAACCTAAAACTTCTGCCATTGTTTCGAAAGCTAAAATACAGAGAGACAAACTCTCAACCAGTGAAGCTGCTGCCTCTAAACCTTCTGAAGATGAAGCTTCTGTGCATGAACACAAGCGGTCCACCTCCCCTAAATTGCCGCCTGGGGAGCTTGAAAATTCTTTGGTTTCTAATTCAACCAGTAGGGTAAATACACCAAAAACAACAGAGAAACCAGCTTGTGAAGAAACTTCTGATACATCTGAAACTACTAAAGATGAGGTTGAGAAAATGGACACCAGCAAAAGAGCAAATAGCTCTAAAAAATCGAAAGCAATATCTGTTACTAAAGAATCAGTCAATGAAGGTAAAGCTACAGATCAACCCAGTGAATCCAACAGATTTAAGAAACCAGACAAGGATCCAGATTCAGAGGAAGGGGACAAGGATAAGCCAATGGAAGTTGATTCAGAGACCACTAAAGCTGATGAACTTCAGTCAGTCATTGAGGAAGGATGTAAGAATAAAAGAGAAGATAAAAAGGAATCAGATGTTTCTCGAGATCACGACACAGTctcaaacaaaaaatgtaagaTGGGCACAACTTCTGAGGAAAGCAAGGCTTCCACGAAAAAGTCAAAGACAGGTCATGTTCATAAAGTGAGTGACGCTATTGAGACCAGAAGTCTAGGAGGGCTTTCTAACAAATCTCAGGAGGGTAAGGATGAGGATAAGCCAGAAGAGGAACAAGGAGGAAAGAAAAATATGGAAGGCTTACGTCTTAAAATCAAGATCCCAACTCACAGGCGGAAAGCAGATCTCTTGAGAGAGGAGGCCAAGGGAGACTCGGAGTCAGAGATGACTGAAGGGAGATGCTTGAGAAGATCTCCCAGAATCTTCAGACCCACAGCTAAAGTGGTGGAGATTCAGGACAGGAGGGCAGAGCGGAAGCAGGCGACCCCGGTGTTAGAGAAGGAAAAGGAGGAAAATGAGGAGGAAAAAGAGGAAGAGGAGCCTGTACAGAAGAAACCGAGGAAAACAGACCCAGATggtcaaacaaaacaaagg GGTGGGAGACGTCGAAGACGGACACAGTGGTCTCGTATGAGACGTAAAAAGAAAGGTTctgatgatgattatgatgagGAGAGCGAGGAAGAGGAGACTGAGGAAGATGACAGTGATGAAGACTACAAGGTGGAGAAGACCAAAAAGAGAAGGAGAAACCGAAACCGAGAGCGTAACAGCTCTGATACATCTACCTCCTCATCAGATGATGATGTTCCTAATGATGACCCCTGCAAACACTGTGGCCTTCCCAATCATCCAGAACTG ATACTCCTGTGTGATTCCTGTGATAGCGGATACCACACTGCCTGTCTGCGGCCTCCGCTCATGATCATTCCAGATGGGGAATGGTTTTGCCCCCCCTGCCAGCAT AAGCAGCTTTGCGACAGGCTCGAAGAACAGTTGCTAACCCTGGATGCCGCCCTGAAAAAGAAAGAACGAGCAGAACGAAG GAAAGAGCGACTGGTGTATGTTGGCATCAGTGTGGAGAACATCATTACATCTACT gTTGAAGTGGGCGAAGAGAAGGAAGAGGAGGTGGTTAAGGAAAAAAAGGAGGTGAAGAAGAGCAAAAGTTGGGGACGGAGATCAACAagggcaaagaaatacataagCTACAGGTGCATCATCTGCTGGCTGtatttacagaatttttttaaattctttgacaTCTTGATTATTATGTATATGTATTATGCTTTTCTCagatttgatgagtttgatgaaGCAATCGAAGAGGCAATTGAAGAAGACATCAAAGAGGCCGAAGGAGGAG GAGCAGGACGGGGGAAGGACATGGCAAATATCACTGGCCACAGAGGGAAGGACATGTCCACCATCCTACAAGAGGACGGGAAGGAGAACGGCCGGCCGCGGCGACCCAACACAGGTCAGAAACGGAAAAAGCGCCGGCGTCTCAACGATCTGGACAGCGACAGCATGGCGGATGAGGAGGAGAGCGAGGACGAGTTCCACCTCAGCAACAG TTCGGAGGAGGAGGAGTTTGTAGCGTCTGATAATGATGGAGAAAGCGAAGCAGAAGTTCCGTCCCAAGAGGACAGCGACTTTGGGAGTAATGGTGACGACCCTCGAACAAAACCTAGACGGACGGCAAACCGCAGTCGAAGTAGAAGACAACCGCCCCGTAGGAGACGTAAACCCAGAGGATACTCTGATGATGAGGAGCTGGAAActgatgaagaggaggaggagatag TGACGGAAGGTTCTAGTGAATTCAGTGACAGTGATCTGGACGTCCGCTGTCGACGGTCGCATAGGAGCCGTAAGCAGCAGGTGAATTACTGCGAAAGCTCTGATTCCGATGGCTCGCAGGCCGATAccaacaaagacagaaagaagcAGCGTAGATGCCTTTCCAGCTCTGACAGTGAAG TTAATTTCCAGTCTGCTGATTCTGATGAAGAAGAGAGGAAGCCCAAGAAGACAAGGGCGGACTCATCAGAGGAAGAATCCAGGAAGCAGCGCAGACGTCTGTCTCTTAAACGCCGGAGAGAATCTGAGGACGATGACGACGATGATGATTCGGATGAATCTGAGGAAGAGAACCGGCCTGTCCGCAAGCGTGTGAACCGCATCGATTCTGATGACGACAGCGAGGATGAGGAGGAGGTGAAGAAGAGCCCAGCGGAGAAAGAGCCAGAGGAGCCCATCACCAAAGGGCCCAGTCCCCTGGACTACAACTTGGTGGAGCTTCCTCCCACTAATGGACAGAGCCCAATGAAGAGTTTGGAAGGTCTCATTCCACGCCCTGGGGTGGGGGCGGGGCCTAAAAATGCCAACGCCCCGTCAGCCGTACCCATGGCGCCAAATGGCATAGAGATAGCCCCGCAGGACGAAGACGAAGATGACCTTTTGGGTGTTACAGACCTTGTAGATTATGTCTGCAACAGTGAACAGTTGTAA